The DNA segment ACGAATCTGATTGGCGACTTTGATCATGCTTTCGCGTACCGTTTCCGGCATACTCGGCACCACATCGGCCAGCAGTTTCATTTCGTCTTCGGGTTCGGGGTAGCCGACTTCCATCAGTCGAAACCTGTCTAAGAAGGCTAGGTTCTGACGTAATACACCTTGGTACAAGCCCGACTGATCGCCACTACCAGCACTATTGCCGGTGGCGACCAAACGGAATTTAGGGTGCGGCGTAATCACATCGCCAGTCTGCGGAATTGTTAGAGGTTTCCCTTCAACAATTTCATTCAAGCCAATCAGCTCGGCAGGATCGATGGCATCGATTTCGTTGATCAACAGCACATGACCCAAGCGTACCGCCAGAGTCAACGGACCATCGATCCACTTCATCGCGCCGCCGTCGACCAGCATGTACTGGCCGAGCAGATCATTAAGTTCCAATCGACCGTGACCGGTGACCGGATGCACGCCCCAATGGAGACGCGCCGCGACTTGCTCCAACAACGAGGTTTTTCCGGAACCGGTAGGGCCGGTCAGGTATAAACCGTCGCCATTGTGAGCGCCTAAAAATGCCAGCACGTCGCGCAAGTGATCCTTGCGAAACACGTACGGCTTTTGCGCCGGTACATAAGCATTTTGGCCTGGTTTGAAACCTTCCACTTTCATGGAAGCAGGGGCTGTAATGCCGAAGGTATCGGCAATCGAATAAGATTGATACATAGTGAACTCCTTTGCTTGAGGTTATTACCCGAAGCAGGGGCACACCGATCCCCGGACGGGAACAGTATCCCCGTCGGGTAGGAATGAATATCTGGCGAACCAGAGTGTTTGACAAACTAATTAACAGCGTTTATGCCGAGACTGAACCCGTAGCTCAGAACCAGTAATCCACGCCTGCGATGTCTTTTAAGACTTCCGCATCAAAAGGCACTTCCGCGAGCCGACCGCTGTCATCACGACAGGTAATGCGCACCCTTGGAGTGGGCAATTTACGGTAGCGGTCGAGTACAGCGTCGGTGACATCCGGCAATAACGCCTTCATCACCGCTTTGTAATCAATCGCGCCTTGGCTCTGAAAACGACTGACCCGTAATCCGGAATGTTCAGCCAGCAGATACTCACCCATTAACGACACCAGGTTTTGCTCGATGTCGGATTGATGGGCTTCCAAAGCTTTAAGCTGGGCTTTCAAGTCGTCGATTTTCGTGGCATGGCTGCGATAGTTCGCCGCCAGTTGCTGCCATTGCTGTTCAGACAGACCTTGCGGTAAATACAAATCCCGCTCCGGTTGCTTGTCAGGTTCCTTGCGGTTTTTGACCTTTGCCCAGAATTCCATGGCGGTATCGACCAACTGACTGAGAAATACCTCATCCCGT comes from the Methylomonas sp. EFPC3 genome and includes:
- a CDS encoding lambda-exonuclease family protein, coding for MNIINVSQRSDEWCAWRAQGVSASEAAIIMNRSPHKTPWRLWAEKVGLVLKANLDNNPLIRIGIAQEPEALQRFEEQHDVMLLPLCAESEQFPLMRASFDGLSDTNEPVEIKCPHESTFLDVVLNREQSEAYQLYWCQVQQQILVAEAQRGFLFFYHQGQDVTFEIQRDEVFLSQLVDTAMEFWAKVKNRKEPDKQPERDLYLPQGLSEQQWQQLAANYRSHATKIDDLKAQLKALEAHQSDIEQNLVSLMGEYLLAEHSGLRVSRFQSQGAIDYKAVMKALLPDVTDAVLDRYRKLPTPRVRITCRDDSGRLAEVPFDAEVLKDIAGVDYWF
- a CDS encoding MoxR family ATPase; the encoded protein is MYQSYSIADTFGITAPASMKVEGFKPGQNAYVPAQKPYVFRKDHLRDVLAFLGAHNGDGLYLTGPTGSGKTSLLEQVAARLHWGVHPVTGHGRLELNDLLGQYMLVDGGAMKWIDGPLTLAVRLGHVLLINEIDAIDPAELIGLNEIVEGKPLTIPQTGDVITPHPKFRLVATGNSAGSGDQSGLYQGVLRQNLAFLDRFRLMEVGYPEPEDEMKLLADVVPSMPETVRESMIKVANQIRKVFVGGADGGGMLSVTLSTRGLVRWASLVATFKSAPNALAYSLDRALTFRAEPAEREAIHRIAKDVFGDDWQV